The Amaranthus tricolor cultivar Red isolate AtriRed21 chromosome 6, ASM2621246v1, whole genome shotgun sequence genome has a segment encoding these proteins:
- the LOC130816088 gene encoding transcription factor bHLH84-like: protein MMESGAEWSSFNGANSVNEEANFMAQLFPNCALDNRDELESLSGMTGLFYPTDLSQGSCSYSTSSSTSSMVAYPFQGTYCLSDAYEFFSVEYGPTDSPHKGLNLEMIGGRKRPRILEEDKRNIRTKKNQKNYSNDGNEDNNGRETNRYNSGNYSEEECNGSQELNGVVSSSLSSKETSTISLNGKTRASRGAATDPQSLYARKRRERINERLKILQNLVPNGTKVDISTMLEEAVQYVKFLQLQIKLLSSDELWMYAPLAYNGMDVGINSKIKALL, encoded by the exons ATGATGGAATCAGGGGCAGAATGGAGCTCGTTTAATGGAGCTAATTCTGTGAATGAAGAAGCCAATTTCATGGCTCAATTGTTTCCTAATTGTGCTCTTGATAATAGAGACGAGCTCGAATCATTGTCGGGCATGACAGGTTTGTTTTACCCGACTGATTTATCGCAAGGGAGTTGTAGTTATAGCACTAGCAGCAGCACAAGCAGTATGGTTGCATACCCATTTCAGGGAACATATTGTTTAAGTGATGCATATGAGTTTTTTTCTGTTGAATATGGTCCTACTGATTCTCCACATAAAGGGTTGAATCTAGAAATGATTGGTGGAAGGAAAAGACCACGAATTTTAGAG GAGGACAAAAGAAATATCCGGACAAAAAAGAATcagaaaaattattcaaatgatGGCAATGAAGATAACAATGGTCGTGAGACTAATAGATATAATTCAGGTAACTACTCGGAAGAAGAATGCAATGGATCTCAGGAGTTGAATGGGGTAGTTTCTTCGAGTTTGAGCTCAAAAGAGActtcaactatcagcttaaatGGTAAAACGAGAGCTAGCAGGGGTGCTGCAACTGATCCTCAAAGTTTATACGCTAGG AAAAGAAGAGAACGTATAAATGAACGgttaaaaatcttacaaaaccTTGTTCCTAATGGAACCAAA GTTGATATAAGCACAATGCTTGAAGAAGCTGTTCAATATGTCAAGTTTTTGCAGCTACAAATAAAG TTACTGAGTTCTGATGAGTTATGGATGTACGCACCTCTAGCATATAATGGAATGGACGTTGGTATTAATTCCAAGATCAAAGCTCTCCTATGA